One Aegilops tauschii subsp. strangulata cultivar AL8/78 chromosome 2, Aet v6.0, whole genome shotgun sequence genomic window, AGGCACTGCAGGTGGCACATTATAAAGAAGGCTGAGGAGACGCTAGGACCATTCTTTGCTGACCGTCCAGAGCTACACAAGGCATTCGAGCTGTGCGTGGACCACAGCTTGACGGTGGAGGAGTTTGAAAGGAGCTGGATGGCCATGACTGAAACATATCAAGTCCAAGACAACGAGACTCTTGCTAGCCTGTGGGAGAAGCGAATGTACTGGGTGCCGGCCTACTTCATGCAGTGCTTCTTCCCGTTTCTGCAGACTACGCAGCGCAGCGAGGGGTTCAATGCTGTTTTGAAGCGGTACGTGAGCCCTGGCAACTCATTGCTACAGTTTGCCAAGCAATACACAGCTTTGCAACAAAAAATACTGGGATCTGAGCTACAGCAAGAAGCGAACACCGTGCTAAAGCAGCCAAAATTGCTAACGTATTTACCGATGGAGAGGCAAATGAGCAAGATATACACCAACAAGATCTTTAACAAGTAAGTCAGTTGTGTTGCAATCTTATTTGCACAAGCATGAAGGTAGTAGGTGCCATATAGAATGCAATGCAGTTGAAAAGCTTATTTGAAAATGATGATTTCTTGAAAAGTAGTCATTGAGTACGGAGTAACCATGATATGTAGTTGCCATGTTTAAAGAACTACTGTTTGCCATGTttactcaactgcagttgccatgtttaatgcacTGTACTTCCATTGGGCATGTTGGTATGGAAATGCCAATGCCAATTGAAATTGTTAcgcagttgccatgtttaatgaactgtagttgccatgtttaatgaactgcagttgccatgtttactgaactgtagttgccatgtttaatgaaatgcaattgccatgtttaatgtattgtagttgccatgtttaatgtactacagttgccatgttcAAACGAAATGTACTTCTATTTGCCACGACAACATAAGGTGCTACAAAAAACAGCACACAATAGTTTAACAAAAAACACACAAAACTTGCAGATTCCAGCAAGAAATAAAGCGTGCCAGCATGTTCACGGCTTTCCAGGTGGACGAAGATACGTTCAAGGTGTGTTCTATTTTGGGCATGTCAGATTCAGAACCTGAAGACCCGGACAAAGGAATGAGCTACTTCGTGAAAGCCTCGATAGGCCAAGGCGAATACTACTGCCAATGCTGCAAATTCGAACGGGACGGCATTGTGTGCTGTCACATACTAAAAGTAATGGACATGAACGCGGTGACACGTATGCCCCGCCATTTCATAAGGCGGCGATGGACTTGGGACGCTGACGACGCATTGGCGCTGCAGACAACAAACGTAGTTTTGGCTATGCATGACGAGAGACCGGAGTCAACCATGGAAGCCGTGAGGCACGTTGTGTTGACAAAGAACTATGCTGAACTAATTGATGAAGCATGCAAGAGTGATGAGACTGCGAGGGTCGCAGAAAAACACAGGAAGGCCCTGAAAAGAGAGCTTGATGAGATCAAGAAGAGGAAAGCTGAGGAAGCCTTACACAGGTTCCCCCGCACATCAAATGTGACTTCGTCCACGGGGCCATCATCTGAAAACTCGGAGATAGGATCTGGAACAGCAAGCACACAAACCCAGGTCAGGAACCCGCCCCGTTCCATCACAAAGGGGCGTCCAAAAGACATAAGATACAAATCGGGATTGGAGATTCAAGCAAAACACAAGAAAACAAAGAAAGGGACGGGCAATCCATAAGCAACATTGGAGCATTGTGACATGGTCCTTGGTGACATTTTATTTTGTAATCTAGATGTTCTAAAAAATTTAAAATGGGAGAATGACTCTTGAGGGGCATCAGAAGTTGAAGGAAAATGCCATGAATGGATAACTGCAGTTGCCACGTGTATGGTACTTAATTTGTCGTGTTATGTATACTTAATCTGCCATGTTATGTATAGTTAATCTGCCATGCTATTTTATACTGAATCTGCCATGCTATTTTATACTAAATCTGCCATGATATTTTATACTGAACCTGCCATGTTCTATGTACTGGATCTGCCATGTTATGTATACTGGATCTGCCATGTTAAGTATACTGGATCTGCCATGTTATTTATACTGAATCTGCCGTGTTGTTTATACTAAATCTGCCATGTTAGTTCTACTGAAATATGCCATGTTATTTGTAATGACTATGCATCGCGTATATTTCCGTGTTCATTCAACGCATTTTAGTCACACATAGTGTGTTGTGTGCAATCTATGGGAAACAAGTTGAAAAGCGTCACGTGCAGCAACCGCAAAAAGGTTACGGCTACATGATCAAACTACCATGCTAGCCGGTACAGTTAGCGATGAAAAAAAAGAACCAAACAGACAACTGAAAAACGACGATAATTTTCACTGACCATGTCTGATGAACTACATTTGCCATGTTTTAAAACATCATAGACGCATTCGAAACACCAAACTGGTGCTACCAACGATGAAAGCATAATAATAATGATAAACATAAATGTATCTGCTGTCACGCCTAAATAGGTTCACATCCACACATATATTACAGAAAATATTCAAGTGTCGCCCACACACCACCACTACATACTAGGCTACGCGGGGTTGCAGTCATAACATAGCACACGGACATAGTTTTGAAAAGAACAAAGGTAGTACCTTACATTCCTCGGCAACAGAATGTAAGGTAGGCGTTCGGTATAGAGCACCACGTGATCACTTGTACTTCTTGGTGACTTTCTTGACAGCTTCCTCTACGAACTCACGTGCTCCGGACCGCTTGTTGAAATTTTCCGAAGCTCAACGACCATTGCAGCTATGACAATCGGAACCAGTCTACCTTCCCACTTTGCAAGTTATTCCAATGTGTGAAAGCCACAGTCCGTCCTGTACAAGAAAAGAATCAGGTGAACTCGCAAAGGACAGAGATAACAATGATAAACTTCAATTCAAATGTAACAAAGAGGGTTAGCATTGGTGTAGAGGACAGATGAAGAAAGAGATGGGAAATTACTTGTTCCCTTGCTTCGTAGTCGCCACGTACTCAATTGGAAAATGTCTGATCTGGACCTTTGAGTGTTCGTAGTGACGGTTCCATGTCTCtttgaggttgttgatgaagtattCAGCATGCGTAGTAAGGTCTGCATCAGCTGCCAAACGCATTGAATCAAGCACCTCAAAACGTTGGTTCTTCAGGTCAAGGCAGATCACGTAGTGGTGACCACACTTGTCGTGCGGGTCATGTGGTGCAAGCTCCTGGAACATGGGGAACAGGACCTGCAAGTAAAATGAAGGAAAGAAGAAGCAGAGTTCACATGAAGAACAGAAAATGGTGTAATTGGGAAAATGACGTGTAAGGATATCACCGGTTGCAGTAAGAGGCACATGAGTGACATAAAGCAGCAAGGGGCCAAAAAGTAGAATCACATAGAAATGTTTAGTTATAGTGGGTACTTATAAGAAGTTGCCATCCATGTATGAACAAAGTTGCCCTGTATTTTACTTTGAAGTTGCCACATAGTTTGTACGGGGATGCAAATCAAAAGTCAGTTTACATGGCAGCTATTGCCACATGAAACAGCTGCCACATAAACAGGGTGTAGCTACTGGCAAAAAACATACCATGGGAGGAAAAAATGTGCAAAAAGGGAAGGAGTACTCACACATTTCTTCATTGTGAGCTTGAATTCACCGTGCGCAGCAAAATGCTTCCTCAGGATTTTGTGGTGGAAGTCACCATCCCATATTTTGCAGGTCACACTGTAATGCATGATTGTTTTGTCGGGAGACATATCCATATGCTTGTTGATGAAGTCAATCCCACATGCAACTACATTCGTCGACATTTTACCGAGTGGCCTCACGGACTCGGCAAGATCACCCAGGTCGACGTACGTCGCTTCGCATTGTATGACCTTGGTTCTGTCCAAACATGAGCTGTATGAAAATGATATAACATGAAAGAATCATGTCTACTAAGTAAAAAAAGAAGAGATAAAACGTAAACGGATCATATCTAgaaagtagaaaaaagatgaatgGTAAAAAGAGCAAAGCAAAATGAGAGGTTATGTGGTGTGGTCATTACGCTTTCAGCTCCTTCATGTGCTTGCTGCTGGCCCTCGCATTTCCAAATCGCTTGACAATATCGTGCAGCTGGTTCTGCTCCTTTGTGGCCTTGACTTCGGGCTCGTAGTCATCCGCGGGAGGTGGGTGAACTACCCTCTGCTGCCTCACAGAACCAGGGGTGGCACTTCTAATGGTATCCTCAGATACCGTCTCAGCAGGCACGTTGGAACTTGACTGCCCCTGACCTCGTGAGGACCTCCTCTGCAATGCTGCCTCCTCAATCCCGTGGTAAACTTCATCAAGTGACGGCGAAATCTCCTCAGGGGTGCCTGCAAGGATCAAAAAGTGGGTTAGGATACCTGGAAAACAAAACAAATGTAGTATGAAAAGAAAAAGGTGCATGATATGAAATGTAGGTACAAAAAGTAGGGAGTTGCCATGTGGAGGCAAATCCAGTTGCCATGTGTATTGCACTGTAATTGCCATGTGAAAGCAACAGCAGTTGCCATGTTGTGTCAACTCCAGTTGCCATGTGGTTGACGAATCAAAAATGCAGCATGGAAACAAAAATGCAGGTGACATGTTGCAGCAAATCCAGTTGCCATGTGTAGTGCATTGTAGTTGCCATGTTGTATCAACTTCAGTTGCCATGTGGTTGCCAAATGGAAAATACAGCATGGCAACAAAAATGTAGGTGACATGGTGCAGCAAATCTAGTTGCCATGTCATCACATAACAGTTGCCATCACAGGTGAGAACACCAAAAAAATTGCTTGGGACAAAAGTCAGACTACACAGATGTATACAAGAAAATGATAAGCACAGAAGAAATGTACCTTGGACGATCGGCTCTGCGAACCTGACAGCCTTCCTGCCCTCGACCATTGGCTGCGCCATCATTGCGGCCATGCCTCCCGGGAAAGCAAAGGCAACTGGCGTAGGATCTTGCACCACTGGTTGATCTTGACTGATGCCAAGGCTAAAGCTCGGTGGGGTGAAGGCCATTGGGTGCCTCTCATGCCTACTGGCCGGACCACGAACAACTTGCGGGGCAGAATCCAAGGGTGAGAGATCAACAAACATATCTGAATTGGCCGCTGCAGAATCATCGGGCTTATTCGTAGGGCGGGGGGTGTTGTCAGCGGTATCAGCCGCAGCTTTCTAGACAATCTTCTTGTTTGGGCTGTAGGGGACACCAACATTGACTGGGAGCTTGGAAGTGCGCAGATTTAGGTTGGGGTTCTCCACTGCGGGTAAAGACGCAGTCTGCTCCGGACGTTCACCTCCATCACTCGTGCCCGGCTTGACACCTGCATCAGTTGTACTCCGGTCTTCCGGTTTCTCCATAACATTGCTTTTGGCAGGTGGTGGGAACAGTGTGGACGCAGGAACATAACCAGACTCATCTCTGCTGCTCCTAGCTACAGCCGGTGCGTTGGGTATGTCTGTTGATTGCTTGCGGGGGCTATGATGCCTAGGTGGAAGACCAGCTCGCGAAACAATCGCCTTAGCAACCTCTGCACCACCAGGAGCTGGAGCTGTTGTGCCAAGACTCTCACCTGTAGATGGCATATCATTATGAACTGCCGCCTCAGCCACTTCTGTCGTGGACACAGGAGTGCCACCACGCACGCGCTTGGAATCCGTGTCAGATGAGCAGGAATCTTCCTTGCTTAGGTTGGTCTCGGGGGCGTCCACTTCAACGCTTGCTGATGGGGTGGCATGGCTCACAGCAGCATCCTTCATTGCCAGCAGAGTGGGCAATATTTCAGCAGTCCTGGCAGATACCGACTTGTCACTCCCCGATGTACGGATGCCTGTTGTTGTAGCCTGCACATCTGCAACCGGCGGAGATGGTCGGCCACTTGCGTCAGAGTTAGTGGGAACAGTTGACGGTGCAGCAGCAGTTTTGTCGACTGGCGCCTCATGAACATATGAGTTGCCACCTGTTGACAACTTTGAATGAAGGCGTTCGAGTGGGTCCCTAATGATATGCTTGGCCACGCGTGTAGTAGTCTTCTTCACCCTGCAAAAAGAAAAGCACCTGAAAAGGTATTAAGAAATGAACAAAAAATATTTGCCATGGTAGAAATCTTAAAAAATGAAAAGTAGGTGGAAAGCTGGTAGTTGCCATGTAGTTGGAATAAGAGTTGCCATGTGGCATAGTTAGCAGTTGCCATGCAAAACCAGCAAGAGTTGCCATGCTAGCCAACTTGAAGAATGAAAAAAATGTCTGACTGCCAGGAATGCAATTTCAAAACTAGGTATGGGATGAGCACACAAGCCAATGGAAAGATGGTAGTTGCCATGTAGGTACAATAAGAGTTGCCATTTGGCCTAGATAGCAGTTGCCATGCAAAAACAAGCAGGAGTTGCCATGCAGTTAAAAAAGAAAGAGATCATTGGAAAAACAGCAGTTGCCATGTGGGACTGATGACAGTAGCCCATGTGGCAAGCTAAACAGATGCATCGAAAAATCAAAAATATAGCACTATGGCAATGAAAGAACAGGGAAAACCTACTTCTTGACTGGCTTTCTCATGTCTGGCAACACGACAGGATCCCCGGTGTTGGACGTCGTCGTACGAGGAGATGACCTGGTGGAAGGGGTGTCACCAGCAATGGGGGCACCTTTGTTCAATCGAGCAAAAACACGGGTTGGCGTTGGTGCCTGTTTCTTCGTAACTACTCATCCACCAGCTGTCGCCTCACTGCACGTATAAGATAGTGGCAAAAAAAAGGTGGCAAGTGTCAGACAGGAAACTCATTGCCGCTCTtagcaaaacaaatgcaaaaaagGGTCAGTCTGTTCAAAAAAGATAGACAAAACAAAACACTAAAATAGAAGTCGAACCTCCTCCTAGCAGCTACGGGATCGGTCCTAGACCTCTTGCCAGGAGAACCCTGCCCAACATCCTctggagcccccccccccctctttgaGGGCAACACCCCCTCGCCTCTCGTAGCTGTatgttctttgactttctccGGTGAGGGGACATCTGGTGCAGCCTTGCCCTTCTTACCACCTGCATGAACTTCAACATGTTCATCATCATCAGTGCCGTGATGCACGTTCTCCATGTCATCGTCATTGTCCTTGTTGAGGGCAGCATCTCCATCTAGTTCATCTTGTGTGTCAGCAAGCTCTTGGGAGCTGTTGTAGTCATACCGGCCACGGCAACCAGTTGGCCGATGTGTTCGTTCTGCAACAAATGTAGTGAACTGCCTCGCAACTGCGTCTCTGTCAGAGCCATTTAGGGACGTCCAACCCTCAACCAACTTCCCGAGCAAGCTGGTCATTCCGGATGCAAACTGCCCAATTAGATGCTCAACAGGTGCCCTCGCCTGTGCACGAAACAAGAAGCAGCAATAACCAACCATATTAGAGTCACTTGCACAAGATCAAAAATAATCCAAAGCAATCATAGATGTATATCCTTGATTACCTCAGTAGGGCAAGACGGAGCTGAGTGCACGTCCATCCACTTTCCAAAGTTTTGAGGCCCCCCAAACACGCTGTAGTCTATAGCATGCTTGGCCATCAGCTGGAAATAACCAAAAAATAGCTAGGATGTAAGAGAGAAAATGATGAACACTAACTAACAGTTCATGTATTgcaaataaaacaaaaaaaagaggaagAGACTAGAAGTTTCAGCACGGATGACAGAGTTGCCATGTGGAGTGAGACATGGATACCATGCGCAGACAGCCATGGCTAACAAGGTAGTCATCTCT contains:
- the LOC109754276 gene encoding protein FAR1-RELATED SEQUENCE 5-like gives rise to the protein MAYFDEKAKEDPDFFYRIRLDDEDRVRNMYWVDGAARRAYKHFRDCISFDATYLTNMYKMPCAPFIGINNHNQSLQFGCGLVRNEDTDGYTWLFKTFLECMDGLAPMNIITDQDFSMRADIEEVFPLAVHRHCRWHIIKKAEETLGPFFADRPELHKAFELCVDHSLTVEEFERSWMAMTETYQTTQRSEGFNAVLKRYVSPGNSLLQFAKQYTALQQKILGSELQQEANTVLKQPKLLTYLPMERQMSKIYTNKIFNKFQQEIKRASMFTAFQVDEDTFKVCSILGMSDSEPEDPDKGMSYFVKASIGQGEYYCQCCKFERDGIVCCHILKVMDMNAVTRMPRHFIRRRWTWDADDALALQTTNVVLAMHDERPESTMEAVRHVVLTKNYAELIDEACKSDETARVAEKHRKALKRELDEIKKRKAEEALHRFPRTSNVTSSTGPSSENSEIGSGTASTQTQVRNPPRSITKGRPKDIRYKSGLEIQAKHKKTKKGTGNP